The Musa acuminata AAA Group cultivar baxijiao chromosome BXJ1-3, Cavendish_Baxijiao_AAA, whole genome shotgun sequence genome window below encodes:
- the LOC135617182 gene encoding formin-like protein 3 — MFRALDETGDPHHGETHRIPQIPPSADIFVISCQAKPYLRSHGQSERPSERENVGEKVTLFASLPFANCGFSLPASLLFPSLLPHRSHNATPSFPPSLPPCLRSLPAGLFAVVMAAPRTPPPPPPLIGKAGCYTIFITPPTTPTPSELPRSPIASPAPSLRANNPDKDAPLPAKAPSPLLPTPPIVAPPPVQVPPLRFEKPVSTSSGSVFGFFWDAVAEVQDAHSKLDDFLADWFGLNHSKYQWALNEYHEHNEKDKESSKVNKPKELVDRGHSV; from the exons ATGTTCCGTGCGTTAGATGAGACAGGCGATCCGCACCACGGTGAAACGCATAGAATTCCGCAAATCCCTCCATCAGCGGACATTTTCGTTATTTCTTGCCAAGCCAAACCCTATCTTCGGTCCCACGGCCAGAGCGAGCGACCGAGCGAGCGAGAGAACGTAGGTGAAAAGGTCACGCTTTTTGCCTCTCTACCCTTCGCCAATTGCGGCTTCAGCTTACCCGCGAgcctcctcttcccctctcttcTCCCACACCGGTCCCACAACGCGACACCCTCGTTTCCGCCCTCGCTTCCACCGTGCCTTCGATCGCTACCTGCTGGTCTTTTCGCCGTCGTCATGGCCGCACCGCggacaccgccgccgccgccgccgctgatcGGGAAGGCCGGGTGCTACACCATCTTCATTACCCCGCCTACGACTCCGACGCCATCCGAGCTCCCAAGATCCCCCATTGCGAGCCCTGCCCCGAGCCTTCGCGCCAACAACCCTGACAAGGATGCTCCTTTGCCGGCTAAGGCTCCTTCTCCGCTGCTGCCGACGCCTCCAATCGTGGCGCCGCCACCGGTTCAGGTCCCACCTCTGCGGTTCGAGAAGCCAGTCTCCACGTCATCTGGGTCCGTGTTCGGGTTCTTCTGGGACGCCGTCGCCGAAGTACAAGATG CGCATTCAAAGTTGGACGATTTCTTGGCGGATTGGTTTGGGTTAAACCATTCCAAGTACCAGTGGGCGTTGAATGAATACCACGAGCACAATGAGAAG G